In Glycine max cultivar Williams 82 chromosome 15, Glycine_max_v4.0, whole genome shotgun sequence, the DNA window ttattttcaacctACCTCAAATTAAAACCCTATAGCATCAGCCCATCAACTAGCAAAAAGGAGTTTGTGTAAGGGAAGAAGATGGTGTCAGGTTCTGGAATCTGCGCAAAGCGAGTGGTGGTGGACGCTCGCCACCACATGTTGGGTCGGCTAGCGTCCATCGTGGCGAAAGAGCTTCTGAATGGGCAGAAGGTTGCGGTGGTGCGCTGCGAAGAGATTTGCATCTCCGGCGGTCTGGTGAGGCAGAAGATGAAATACTTGAGATTCCTCCGCAAACGCATGAACACCAAACCCTCCCATGGCCCTATCCACTTCCGCGCCCCAGCCAAGATCTTCTGGCGCACCGTTCGTGGGTCTGTCTGTcactttttgttattattatttcatctcATGTATAAAACCTAGTTCAATTTCTTAAAAAGTTGGGAACTTTTTGTGTTTTAATCTGTTGTTGGGTTTTTGTAGAATGATACCACACAAGACAAAGCGTGGGGAAGCTGCTCTTGCTCGTTTGAAGGTTTATGAAggaatccctcctccatatgaCAAGACCAAGAGAATGGTTGTTCCTGATGCTCTCAAGTAAGACTTTTTCTACTGTTTTTTTAtgctaatatatttaattttaatatagtttgATAGGCCTACACTAGCAACCTATTTGAAATCATTCATTGTACATGTATGGTTTGTAAGGTTGATATTGTTGAAGTAAATTAACTTTTCATATATGGTGGCTTGTGATTGGATGAAGGTGTAGAAAAGCT includes these proteins:
- the LOC100808497 gene encoding 60S ribosomal protein L13a-4, which translates into the protein MVSGSGICAKRVVVDARHHMLGRLASIVAKELLNGQKVAVVRCEEICISGGLVRQKMKYLRFLRKRMNTKPSHGPIHFRAPAKIFWRTVRGMIPHKTKRGEAALARLKVYEGIPPPYDKTKRMVVPDALKVLRLQKGHKYCVLGRLSPEVGWSYYDTIRELEKKRKEKAELVYARKKQLNKLRVKAEKVAEEKLGSQLDVLAAVKY